Proteins encoded by one window of Myxococcus guangdongensis:
- a CDS encoding NUDIX hydrolase, producing MPREASAGGIVIRESDGTWEVVVIRPHGRPLWALPKGHVDPGETPEQTASREVHEETGLTAALVAPLGEIRYVYQFRGQRIFKRVHFFLFRYQEGALGPLPGPRVEVDEVRWVPVGQLVPLLGYKGEKAVAARAVRWMRAQGLLPEAPSPAVGPEGKGT from the coding sequence ATGCCACGCGAGGCGTCCGCAGGCGGGATTGTCATCCGGGAGAGTGACGGCACCTGGGAGGTGGTCGTCATCCGTCCGCATGGCCGTCCCCTGTGGGCGCTGCCCAAGGGACACGTGGACCCGGGGGAGACGCCGGAGCAGACGGCGAGCCGCGAGGTGCACGAGGAGACGGGACTCACCGCCGCGCTGGTCGCGCCGCTGGGCGAGATTCGCTACGTCTACCAGTTCCGGGGGCAGCGCATCTTCAAGCGCGTCCACTTCTTCCTCTTCCGTTACCAGGAAGGCGCGCTGGGGCCGCTGCCAGGGCCGCGCGTGGAGGTGGACGAGGTGAGATGGGTGCCGGTGGGACAGCTGGTGCCCCTGCTCGGCTACAAGGGCGAGAAGGCCGTGGCCGCGCGCGCCGTGCGGTGGATGCGCGCCCAGGGCCTCCTGCCCGAGGCCCCTTCCCCGGCCGTGGGGCCCGAGGGGAAGGGAACCTGA
- the grxC gene encoding glutaredoxin 3 produces the protein MKPVKIYTTNYCGFCVRAKDLLKRKGVDFQELDVTGDDDTRAKLVEMSGGQRTVPQIFIGDTHVGGYSDLAQLDKEGKLDPMLQA, from the coding sequence GTGAAGCCCGTGAAGATCTACACCACGAACTACTGTGGCTTTTGCGTCCGCGCGAAGGACCTGCTCAAGCGCAAGGGCGTTGATTTCCAGGAGCTGGACGTCACCGGAGACGACGACACGCGCGCCAAGCTCGTGGAGATGAGCGGCGGCCAGCGCACCGTGCCGCAAATCTTCATCGGCGACACGCACGTCGGCGGCTACTCGGACCTGGCCCAGCTCGACAAGGAAGGCAAGCTGGACCCCATGCTGCAAGCCTGA
- a CDS encoding DoxX family protein — protein MKTVLMYVLGLFMVAGGINHFVHPRAYVRMMPPYLPWHGPLVFWSGVAEVLLGVGLLIPATRVVSAWGLIALFIAVFPANLQMAREPERFRKIPKAALWARLPLQGVLILWAWWYT, from the coding sequence GTGAAGACCGTCCTGATGTACGTGCTGGGCCTCTTCATGGTGGCCGGCGGCATCAACCACTTCGTCCATCCGCGCGCCTACGTGCGGATGATGCCGCCGTACCTGCCCTGGCACGGCCCGCTCGTCTTCTGGAGCGGCGTGGCGGAGGTGCTCTTGGGGGTGGGCCTGCTCATCCCCGCCACCCGGGTGGTGTCGGCGTGGGGGCTCATCGCGCTGTTCATCGCCGTCTTCCCCGCCAACCTCCAGATGGCGCGGGAGCCCGAGCGCTTCCGGAAGATTCCCAAGGCGGCCCTCTGGGCGAGGCTCCCGCTGCAGGGCGTCCTCATCCTCTGGGCCTGGTGGTACACCTGA
- the groL gene encoding chaperonin GroEL (60 kDa chaperone family; promotes refolding of misfolded polypeptides especially under stressful conditions; forms two stacked rings of heptamers to form a barrel-shaped 14mer; ends can be capped by GroES; misfolded proteins enter the barrel where they are refolded when GroES binds) — MAKDLLFDVRAREAILRGVNILADAVKVTLGPKGRNVVIEKSFGSPTITKDGVTVAKEIELENKFENMGAQMVKEVASKTSDVAGDGTTTATVLAQAIFREGAKLVAAGHNPMDIKRGIDKAVAVIVGELKKLAKPTKDKKEIAQVGTISANGDATIGQIIADAMEKVGKEGVITVEEAKGLETTLDVVEGMQFDRGYLSPYFVTDPERMEAVLNDALILIHEKKISSMKDLLPILEQVARAGKPLLIIAEEVEGEALATLVVNKIRGVLNVCAVKAPGFGDRRKAILEDIATLTGGRMIAEDLGIKLDTLELKDLGRAKRITVDKDNTTVVDGAGSEQEINARVKQIRAQIEETTSDYDREKLQERLAKLVGGVAVINVGAATETEMKEKKARVEDALNATRAAVEEGVVPGGGVAYIRCLKALEGQTFAEGEKFGVDIIRRAVEEPLRQIVGNGGLEGSVIVNKVKEGTGAFGFNAATGAYEDLLAAGVIDPAKVSRTALQNSASVASLMLTTEAMVAERPKDEKDAPAGAGGMGGMGGMGGMGM; from the coding sequence ATGGCGAAGGACCTGCTTTTCGACGTGCGCGCCCGCGAGGCCATCCTCCGTGGCGTCAACATCCTGGCCGACGCGGTCAAGGTGACCCTCGGCCCCAAGGGCCGCAACGTCGTCATCGAGAAGAGCTTCGGCTCGCCCACCATCACCAAGGACGGTGTGACGGTGGCGAAGGAAATCGAACTGGAGAACAAGTTCGAGAACATGGGCGCGCAGATGGTCAAGGAGGTCGCGTCCAAGACCTCCGACGTGGCCGGTGACGGCACCACGACGGCCACCGTGCTGGCGCAGGCCATCTTCCGCGAGGGCGCGAAGCTGGTGGCCGCGGGCCACAACCCGATGGACATCAAGCGCGGCATCGACAAGGCCGTCGCGGTCATCGTGGGCGAGCTGAAGAAGCTGGCGAAGCCGACGAAGGACAAGAAGGAGATTGCCCAGGTCGGCACCATCTCCGCCAACGGCGATGCCACCATCGGCCAGATCATCGCGGACGCGATGGAGAAGGTCGGCAAGGAGGGCGTCATCACGGTGGAGGAGGCCAAAGGCCTGGAGACCACCCTGGACGTGGTCGAGGGCATGCAGTTCGACCGCGGCTACCTCTCCCCGTACTTCGTGACGGACCCGGAGCGGATGGAGGCGGTGCTGAACGACGCGCTCATCCTCATCCACGAGAAGAAGATCTCCTCCATGAAGGACCTGCTCCCCATCCTGGAGCAGGTGGCGCGCGCTGGTAAGCCGCTGCTCATCATCGCCGAGGAGGTCGAGGGTGAGGCGCTGGCGACGCTGGTGGTCAACAAGATCCGCGGCGTGCTGAACGTGTGCGCGGTGAAGGCGCCGGGCTTCGGCGACCGCCGCAAGGCCATCCTCGAGGACATCGCCACCCTGACGGGCGGCCGGATGATCGCCGAGGACCTGGGCATCAAGCTGGACACCCTGGAGCTCAAGGACCTGGGCCGCGCCAAGCGCATCACCGTCGACAAGGACAACACCACCGTCGTCGACGGCGCGGGCAGCGAGCAGGAGATCAACGCGCGCGTGAAGCAGATCCGCGCGCAGATCGAGGAGACCACCAGCGACTACGATCGCGAGAAGCTCCAGGAGCGTCTGGCGAAGCTCGTGGGCGGCGTGGCCGTCATCAACGTCGGCGCGGCCACCGAGACGGAGATGAAGGAGAAGAAGGCCCGCGTGGAAGACGCGCTCAACGCGACCCGCGCGGCCGTCGAGGAGGGCGTGGTTCCCGGCGGCGGCGTGGCCTACATCCGGTGCCTCAAGGCGCTGGAGGGTCAGACGTTCGCCGAGGGCGAGAAGTTCGGCGTGGACATCATCCGCCGCGCCGTCGAGGAGCCCCTGCGCCAGATCGTCGGCAACGGCGGCCTCGAGGGCAGCGTCATCGTGAACAAGGTCAAGGAAGGCACGGGCGCGTTCGGCTTCAACGCCGCGACGGGCGCGTACGAGGACCTGCTGGCCGCGGGCGTCATCGACCCGGCCAAGGTGAGCCGCACGGCGCTGCAGAACTCCGCGTCCGTGGCCTCCCTGATGCTCACCACCGAGGCGATGGTGGCCGAGCGTCCGAAGGACGAGAAGGACGCGCCCGCCGGCGCCGGTGGCATGGGCGGCATGGGCGGCATGGGCGGCATGGGGATGTGA
- the rpoZ gene encoding DNA-directed RNA polymerase subunit omega, whose protein sequence is MARVTVEDCLPLVDNRFALVLLGAKRARQLMAGARPIIEQSKNKPPVLSLREVATGRVKFDRDVREALSGKYTPDTAK, encoded by the coding sequence ATGGCTCGCGTCACAGTCGAAGACTGCCTCCCCCTCGTCGACAACCGGTTCGCGCTGGTGCTGCTCGGTGCGAAGCGCGCGCGTCAGCTGATGGCCGGCGCCCGCCCCATCATCGAGCAGTCCAAGAACAAGCCCCCCGTGCTGTCGCTGCGCGAGGTGGCCACCGGCCGCGTGAAGTTCGACCGTGACGTGCGCGAGGCGCTGTCCGGCAAGTACACCCCCGACACCGCCAAGTAG
- the groES gene encoding co-chaperone GroES: MKIRPLQDRLIVKRVAEENKTKGGLFIPDTAKEKPLEGKVVAVGNGKVQEDGKVRPLDIKAGDTILFSKYAGTEIKLDGEEHLILREEDVLGVIEK; this comes from the coding sequence ATGAAGATTCGTCCCCTGCAGGATCGGCTCATCGTCAAGCGGGTCGCCGAGGAGAACAAGACCAAGGGCGGCCTCTTCATCCCGGACACGGCGAAGGAGAAGCCCCTCGAGGGCAAGGTCGTCGCCGTCGGCAACGGCAAGGTGCAGGAGGACGGCAAGGTGCGTCCCCTGGACATCAAGGCCGGCGACACCATCCTCTTCAGCAAGTACGCCGGGACCGAGATCAAGCTCGACGGCGAGGAGCACCTCATCCTCCGTGAAGAGGATGTGCTCGGCGTCATCGAGAAGTAA